One Pseudomonas ekonensis DNA window includes the following coding sequences:
- the glnK gene encoding P-II family nitrogen regulator: MKLVTAIIKPFKLDDVRESLSEIGVQGITVTEVKGFGRQKGHTELYRGAEYVVDFLPKVKIDVAIDDKDLDRVIEAITKAANTGKIGDGKIFVVNLEQAIRIRTGETDTDAI, encoded by the coding sequence ATGAAGCTAGTCACTGCCATCATCAAGCCGTTCAAGCTGGACGACGTGCGCGAGTCGCTGTCCGAAATCGGCGTGCAGGGCATTACCGTCACTGAAGTCAAAGGCTTCGGCCGGCAGAAGGGTCACACCGAGCTGTACCGCGGCGCGGAATACGTGGTCGATTTCCTGCCCAAGGTGAAGATCGACGTCGCCATCGACGACAAGGACCTTGATCGGGTCATCGAGGCGATCACCAAGGCCGCCAACACCGGCAAGATCGGTGACGGCAAGATCTTCGTGGTCAATCTGGAACAGGCGATCCGCATCCGTACCGGCGAAACCGATACCGACGCCATCTAA
- the sutA gene encoding transcriptional regulator SutA, whose protein sequence is MSDDDLENDDLEVGDEDDTEEGLEAAADDVAEDSDDGGDAPAPAAKGKAKAAVSVDELPSMEAKNKERDALAKAMEEFLARGGKVVEVEANVVADPPKKPDNKYGSRPI, encoded by the coding sequence ATGAGCGACGATGATCTGGAAAACGACGACCTCGAAGTAGGCGACGAAGACGATACCGAAGAAGGTCTGGAAGCGGCGGCCGACGATGTCGCCGAGGACAGCGATGACGGCGGCGATGCACCTGCCCCGGCCGCTAAAGGCAAGGCCAAGGCTGCGGTCTCGGTCGACGAGCTGCCGAGCATGGAAGCCAAGAACAAGGAACGCGATGCCCTGGCCAAGGCCATGGAAGAATTCCTTGCCCGTGGCGGCAAAGTGGTGGAGGTGGAGGCCAATGTGGTCGCCGACCCGCCCAAGAAGCCCGACAACAAGTACGGCAGCCGCCCTATCTGA
- the dapF gene encoding diaminopimelate epimerase has translation MLLRFTKMHGLGNDFMVLDLVSQHAHIQPKHAKQWGDRHTGIGFDQLLIVEAPSNPDVDFRYRIFNSDGSEVEQCGNGARCFARFVLDKRLTAKRRIRVETKGGIIELDVRNDGQIGVNMGAPRLVPADIPFDAPAQAQSYPLQVDGVTVDIAAVSMGNPHAVLRVDDIHSAPVHELGPKIEHHPRFPARVNVGFLQVIDRHRAQLRVWERGAGETQACGTGACAAAVAAISQGWMDSPLSIDLPGGRLSIEWAGPGQPVLMTGPAVRVYEGQVRL, from the coding sequence ATGCTGCTGCGTTTTACCAAGATGCACGGCCTGGGCAACGACTTCATGGTCCTCGACCTGGTCAGCCAGCACGCGCACATTCAGCCCAAACACGCCAAACAGTGGGGCGACCGCCACACCGGCATCGGTTTCGATCAACTGCTGATCGTCGAGGCGCCCAGCAACCCGGACGTGGACTTCCGTTACCGGATCTTCAACTCCGACGGCTCGGAAGTGGAACAGTGCGGCAACGGCGCCCGCTGCTTCGCCCGCTTCGTGCTCGACAAGCGCCTGACCGCCAAGCGTCGGATCCGCGTCGAGACCAAGGGCGGCATCATCGAGCTGGACGTGCGCAACGACGGCCAGATCGGCGTGAACATGGGCGCCCCGCGCCTGGTGCCGGCCGACATTCCGTTCGATGCGCCGGCCCAGGCCCAAAGCTATCCGCTGCAGGTCGACGGCGTCACCGTCGACATCGCCGCCGTGTCGATGGGCAACCCGCATGCCGTGCTGCGCGTGGATGACATCCACAGCGCACCGGTGCATGAGCTGGGGCCGAAGATCGAACACCACCCGCGCTTTCCGGCGCGGGTCAACGTCGGCTTCCTCCAGGTCATCGACCGCCACCGCGCGCAGTTGCGCGTCTGGGAGCGCGGCGCCGGGGAAACCCAGGCCTGCGGCACCGGCGCCTGCGCCGCTGCCGTGGCCGCGATCAGCCAGGGGTGGATGGATTCGCCGCTGTCGATCGACCTGCCGGGCGGGCGCCTGTCCATCGAATGGGCAGGCCCCGGCCAACCGGTGCTGATGACCGGTCCGGCAGTGCGTGTATACGAAGGACAAGTGCGTCTTTGA
- a CDS encoding MFS transporter yields the protein MPDPQTPSTTDLEAAAPACRERPAPTPGRYRTLLFAITCAMAVANVYFAQPLLESMAASLAVAPGAIGVVVTATQAGYAVGLLFIVPLGDLLNRKRLILTQLLMSAVALCAVGLSQDWLTLLGAMVLVGLMAVVVQVVVAYAAALASPEQRGQAIGTVTSGVVLGILLARFVSGAVADLAGWRGVYFVSAALMAGMALVLQRTLPASATPSAAGSYRQLLRSVLRLYLSERTLRVRGTFALLIFAAFSVLWTSMVLPLSAPPLSLSHTQIGLFGLAGVAGALAAAKAGQLADRGLGNRTTGIALALLTLSWLPSAFVESSLLAMVIGVVLLDFAVQAVHVTNQSLIFAARPDAQSRLAGAYMCFYSVGSGLGAAAATYTYAHGGWMSVCLLGAAISGVALLYWACLNLESAAR from the coding sequence ATGCCGGATCCTCAAACGCCCTCGACAACGGATCTCGAGGCCGCTGCCCCGGCCTGTCGGGAACGCCCGGCGCCGACGCCCGGCCGCTACCGGACGCTGCTGTTCGCCATCACCTGCGCCATGGCGGTGGCCAACGTGTATTTCGCCCAGCCGCTGCTGGAGTCCATGGCCGCGAGCCTAGCGGTCGCGCCCGGCGCCATCGGCGTCGTGGTGACCGCCACCCAGGCCGGTTACGCGGTGGGGCTGCTGTTCATCGTGCCGCTGGGCGATCTGCTGAACCGCAAGCGACTCATCCTGACGCAGTTGCTGATGTCCGCCGTCGCCCTGTGCGCGGTCGGCCTGTCGCAGGACTGGCTCACGCTGCTCGGCGCGATGGTGCTGGTGGGCCTGATGGCCGTGGTGGTGCAGGTGGTGGTCGCCTACGCCGCCGCCCTGGCCAGCCCGGAACAGCGTGGCCAGGCCATCGGCACCGTCACCAGCGGCGTGGTGCTGGGCATTCTGCTGGCCCGTTTCGTCTCCGGCGCCGTGGCGGACCTGGCGGGTTGGCGCGGTGTGTATTTCGTCTCGGCCGCCCTGATGGCCGGCATGGCGCTGGTGCTGCAGCGCACCCTGCCGGCGTCCGCCACGCCGTCGGCCGCCGGCAGCTACCGGCAGTTGCTGCGCTCGGTCTTGCGGCTGTACCTGAGCGAACGCACGCTGCGCGTCAGGGGCACCTTCGCCCTGCTCATCTTCGCCGCCTTCAGCGTGCTGTGGACCTCGATGGTGCTGCCGCTGAGCGCACCGCCGCTGTCGCTGTCGCACACCCAGATCGGCCTGTTCGGCCTGGCCGGTGTCGCCGGCGCCCTGGCCGCCGCCAAGGCGGGGCAACTGGCCGACCGGGGCCTGGGCAACCGCACCACCGGTATCGCCCTGGCGCTGCTGACCTTGTCCTGGCTGCCCAGCGCTTTCGTCGAAAGCTCCCTGCTGGCCATGGTCATCGGCGTGGTGCTGCTGGACTTCGCCGTGCAGGCGGTGCACGTGACCAACCAGAGCCTGATCTTCGCCGCCCGGCCCGACGCGCAAAGCCGCCTGGCGGGTGCCTACATGTGCTTCTACTCGGTCGGCAGCGGCCTGGGCGCCGCCGCGGCCACCTACACCTACGCCCACGGCGGCTGGATGAGCGTGTGCTTGCTCGGCGCCGCCATCAGCGGCGTCGCGCTGCTGTACTGGGCATGCCTGAACCTTGAGTCCGCAGCGCGATGA
- a CDS encoding DUF484 family protein codes for MTDKPQAPARPSAGSAAEYMEAAAVAAYLEAHPDFFAEHEELLPSLRIPHRRGDTVSLVERQMAILRERNIEMRHRLSHLMDVARDNDRLFEKTRRLILALMDAATLEDVVISVEDSLRQDFQVPFVSLILLGDNPAPVGRWVTHADAQTAIGGLLTEGKSVSGSLREHELDFLFGEEQRKQIGSTAVVAVSHQGIHGILAIASRDPQHYKSSVGTLFLSYIAEVMGRVLPRVNSSLRKVR; via the coding sequence ATGACCGACAAGCCTCAAGCCCCCGCCAGACCGTCCGCCGGATCCGCCGCCGAATACATGGAGGCGGCCGCCGTCGCCGCCTACCTGGAGGCCCATCCGGACTTCTTCGCCGAACACGAGGAACTGCTGCCGTCCCTGCGCATCCCCCACCGGCGTGGCGACACCGTGTCGCTGGTCGAGCGCCAGATGGCGATCCTGCGCGAGCGCAACATCGAGATGCGCCATCGCCTCTCGCACCTGATGGACGTCGCCCGGGACAACGACCGGCTGTTCGAGAAGACCCGGCGCCTGATCCTCGCGCTGATGGACGCCGCGACCCTCGAGGACGTGGTGATCAGCGTCGAGGACAGCCTGCGCCAGGATTTCCAGGTGCCGTTCGTGAGCCTGATCCTGCTCGGCGACAACCCGGCCCCGGTGGGCCGCTGGGTGACCCACGCCGACGCGCAGACCGCCATCGGCGGCCTGCTCACCGAAGGCAAGAGCGTCAGCGGCAGCCTGCGCGAGCATGAGCTGGACTTCCTGTTCGGCGAAGAGCAGCGCAAGCAGATCGGCTCCACCGCCGTGGTCGCCGTCAGCCACCAGGGCATCCACGGCATCCTCGCCATCGCCAGCCGCGATCCGCAGCACTACAAGAGTTCGGTGGGCACGCTGTTCTTGAGCTACATCGCCGAAGTCATGGGCCGCGTGCTGCCACGGGTCAACAGTTCCCTGCGCAAGGTGCGCTGA
- a CDS encoding ammonium transporter — protein sequence MTLRKFAGLGALLPIVMPGLAMAADEAAAPVLNSGDTAWMLTSTALVLFMTIPGLALFYGGMVRSKNILSVMMQCFAITGLISVLWVIYGYSIAFDTTGMEQGVVNFNSFVGGFGKAFLAGITPASLTGPAALFPEAVFVTFQMTFAIITPALIVGAFAERMKFSAMLVFMGIWFTVVYAPIAHMVWSGNGGLMWDWGVLDFAGGTVVHINAGVAGLIACLVLGKRKGFPTTPMAPHNLGYTLMGAAMLWIGWFGFNAGSAAAANGTAGMAMLVTQIATAAAALGWMFAEWITHGKPSALGIASGVVAGLVAITPAAGTVGPMGALVIGLAAGVVCYFCATSLKRKLGYDDSLDAFGVHGIGGILGAILTGVFAAPSLGGFGTVTDIAAQVWIQCKGVGFTVIYTAVATFVILKVLDAVMGLRVTDEEESVGLDLAQHNERGYNL from the coding sequence ATGACTCTGCGTAAATTCGCAGGGCTAGGAGCCCTGTTGCCTATCGTAATGCCCGGCCTGGCCATGGCGGCAGACGAAGCGGCGGCCCCGGTCCTCAATTCCGGCGACACGGCCTGGATGCTCACCTCCACGGCCCTCGTGCTGTTCATGACCATCCCCGGCCTCGCGCTGTTCTACGGCGGCATGGTCCGTTCGAAAAACATCCTTTCCGTGATGATGCAGTGCTTCGCCATCACCGGCCTGATCAGCGTCCTGTGGGTCATCTACGGCTACAGCATCGCGTTCGACACCACCGGCATGGAGCAGGGCGTCGTCAACTTCAACTCCTTCGTCGGCGGCTTCGGCAAGGCGTTCCTCGCCGGCATCACCCCGGCCAGCCTGACCGGCCCGGCGGCGCTGTTCCCCGAGGCGGTGTTCGTCACCTTCCAGATGACCTTCGCGATCATCACCCCGGCGCTGATCGTCGGTGCGTTCGCCGAGCGGATGAAGTTCTCCGCCATGCTGGTGTTCATGGGCATCTGGTTCACCGTCGTCTATGCGCCGATCGCGCACATGGTCTGGTCCGGCAACGGCGGCCTGATGTGGGACTGGGGCGTGCTCGACTTCGCCGGCGGCACCGTGGTGCACATCAACGCCGGTGTGGCCGGCCTGATCGCCTGCCTGGTGCTGGGCAAGCGCAAAGGCTTCCCGACCACCCCGATGGCGCCGCACAACCTGGGTTACACCCTGATGGGCGCGGCGATGCTGTGGATCGGCTGGTTCGGCTTCAACGCCGGCTCCGCCGCCGCCGCCAACGGCACCGCCGGCATGGCGATGCTGGTCACCCAGATCGCCACCGCCGCCGCGGCGCTGGGCTGGATGTTCGCCGAGTGGATCACCCACGGCAAACCGAGCGCACTGGGCATCGCCTCGGGCGTGGTGGCCGGCCTGGTGGCGATCACGCCGGCCGCCGGCACCGTCGGCCCGATGGGCGCGCTGGTGATCGGCCTGGCGGCGGGCGTGGTCTGCTACTTCTGCGCCACCAGCCTGAAGCGCAAGCTCGGTTATGACGACTCCCTGGACGCCTTCGGCGTGCACGGCATCGGCGGCATCCTCGGCGCGATCCTCACGGGCGTGTTCGCCGCGCCGTCGCTGGGCGGTTTCGGCACCGTCACCGACATCGCGGCGCAGGTCTGGATCCAGTGCAAGGGCGTCGGGTTCACGGTGATCTACACCGCGGTCGCCACCTTCGTCATCCTCAAGGTGCTGGACGCCGTGATGGGTCTGCGCGTGACCGACGAGGAAGAGTCGGTGGGCCTGGATCTGGCTCAGCACAACGAGCGCGGCTACAACCTGTAA
- the cyaY gene encoding iron donor protein CyaY, with the protein MSLSEARFHDLVDATQQALEDIFDDSGLDLDMENSAGVLTVKFDNGSQLIFSRQEPLRQLWLADRSGGFHFDYDEQAGKWVCEKTEELLGEMLERIVWERAGEKLDFDEI; encoded by the coding sequence ATGAGTCTGTCCGAAGCCCGTTTCCACGATCTGGTCGATGCCACCCAGCAGGCGCTGGAGGACATCTTCGACGACAGCGGCCTGGACCTGGACATGGAGAACTCGGCCGGTGTGCTGACCGTCAAGTTCGACAACGGCAGCCAGCTGATCTTCAGCCGCCAGGAGCCGCTGCGTCAGTTGTGGCTGGCCGACCGCTCCGGCGGTTTCCACTTCGACTACGACGAGCAGGCCGGCAAGTGGGTGTGCGAGAAGACCGAAGAGCTGCTGGGCGAAATGCTCGAACGCATCGTCTGGGAGCGTGCCGGCGAGAAGCTCGACTTCGACGAGATCTGA
- a CDS encoding winged helix-turn-helix transcriptional regulator has translation MARQQQLAQSECPVARTLEAIGDRWALMIIRDAFDDVRRFTEFQKRLGLARNILTVKLKMLVELGVFEVRPASDGSAYKEYVLTEMGRSVFPIVVSLRQWGERFLFKEGECHSVLLDDELSEPIETIAVRSRSGKVLSPADCHRRVVKRGA, from the coding sequence ATGGCCAGACAGCAGCAACTGGCGCAAAGCGAATGCCCCGTGGCCCGCACGCTCGAAGCCATCGGCGACCGGTGGGCGCTGATGATCATCCGCGACGCCTTCGACGATGTCCGCCGGTTCACGGAATTCCAGAAACGCCTGGGCCTGGCCCGCAACATCCTCACGGTCAAGCTCAAGATGCTGGTCGAGTTGGGCGTGTTCGAGGTGCGGCCGGCGTCCGACGGCAGTGCCTACAAGGAATACGTGCTGACCGAGATGGGGCGCTCCGTGTTTCCCATCGTGGTCAGCCTGCGCCAGTGGGGGGAGCGCTTCCTCTTCAAGGAAGGCGAGTGCCATTCGGTGCTGCTGGACGACGAACTGTCGGAGCCGATCGAGACCATTGCGGTCCGCTCAAGGTCGGGCAAGGTGCTGTCCCCGGCCGATTGCCACCGGCGGGTGGTCAAGCGCGGCGCCTGA
- the lysA gene encoding diaminopimelate decarboxylase: MDAFNYRGGELFAEGVALSAVADRFGTPTYVYSRAHIEARYRAYADALAGMPHLVCFAVKANSNLGVLNVLARLGAGFDIVSRGELERVLAAGGSADKIVFSGVGKTRDDMRRALEVGVHCFNIESTDELERLQAVAAELGVRAPVSLRVNPDVDAGTHPYISTGLKENKFGIAIADAEDVYVRAAHLPNLDVIGVDCHIGSQLTTLAPFLDALDRVLDLVDRLGDCGIHLHHIDLGGGLGVRYRDEEPPLAGDYVKAVRERLAGRDLALMFEPGRYIVANAGVLLTRVEYLKHTGHKDFAIVDAAMNDLIRPALYEAWMDIAAVRPRDTAARTYDVVGPICETGDFLAKERELALEEGDLLAVHSAGAYGFVMSSNYNTRGRAAEVLVDGDSVFEVRRRETVAELYAGESLLPE, from the coding sequence ATGGACGCTTTCAACTACCGTGGCGGGGAGCTGTTCGCGGAAGGTGTGGCGCTGTCCGCCGTCGCCGACCGCTTCGGCACGCCGACCTACGTCTACTCCCGCGCCCACATCGAGGCCCGGTACCGGGCCTACGCCGATGCGCTGGCCGGCATGCCGCACCTGGTCTGCTTCGCGGTCAAGGCCAACTCCAACCTCGGTGTGCTGAACGTCCTGGCCCGTCTCGGCGCCGGTTTCGACATCGTCTCCCGCGGTGAGCTGGAACGCGTGCTGGCCGCCGGCGGCAGCGCCGACAAGATCGTGTTCTCCGGCGTCGGCAAGACCCGCGACGACATGCGCCGCGCCCTGGAAGTCGGCGTGCACTGCTTCAACATCGAGTCCACCGACGAGCTGGAGCGCCTCCAGGCCGTGGCCGCCGAGCTGGGCGTCCGCGCGCCGGTCTCGCTGCGCGTGAACCCGGACGTCGATGCCGGCACCCACCCGTACATCTCCACCGGCCTCAAAGAGAACAAGTTCGGCATCGCCATCGCCGATGCCGAAGACGTGTACGTGCGCGCCGCGCACCTGCCGAACCTGGACGTGATCGGCGTCGATTGCCACATCGGCTCGCAGCTGACCACCCTGGCGCCGTTCCTCGACGCCCTCGACCGCGTGCTGGACCTGGTCGACCGCCTCGGCGACTGCGGCATCCACCTGCACCACATCGACCTGGGCGGCGGCCTCGGCGTGCGCTACCGCGACGAAGAGCCGCCGCTGGCCGGCGACTACGTCAAGGCCGTGCGCGAACGCCTCGCCGGCCGCGACCTGGCGCTGATGTTCGAGCCGGGCCGCTACATCGTCGCCAACGCCGGCGTCCTGCTGACCCGTGTCGAGTACCTCAAGCACACCGGGCACAAAGACTTCGCCATCGTCGACGCGGCCATGAACGACCTGATCCGCCCGGCCCTGTACGAGGCCTGGATGGACATCGCCGCCGTGCGCCCGCGCGACACCGCGGCGCGGACCTACGACGTGGTCGGGCCGATCTGCGAGACCGGCGACTTCCTGGCCAAGGAACGCGAACTGGCCCTCGAAGAGGGTGACCTGCTGGCCGTGCATTCGGCCGGTGCCTATGGCTTCGTGATGAGCTCCAACTACAACACCCGCGGCCGCGCCGCCGAGGTGCTGGTGGACGGTGATTCAGTTTTCGAAGTGCGCCGCCGCGAAACCGTGGCCGAGCTGTATGCCGGCGAAAGCCTGCTGCCGGAGTGA
- the xerC gene encoding tyrosine recombinase XerC, protein MERQLDAYCEHLRSERQVSPHTLSAYRRDLDKVLGWCARQNIGSWQALDIQRLRSLIARLHAQGQSSRSLARLLSAVRGLYHFLNREGLCDHDPATGLTPPKGERRLPKTLDTDRALQLLEGAVEDDFMARRDQAILELFYSSGLRLSELTGLNLDQLDLADGMVQVLGKGSKTRLLPVGAKAREALEHWLPLRALANPADDAVFVSQQGRRLGPRAIQVRVKLAGERELGQNLHPHMLRHSFASHLLESSQDLRAVQELLGHSDIKTTQIYTHLDFQHLAAVYDSAHPRAKRTKGEDS, encoded by the coding sequence ATGGAACGGCAACTGGACGCTTACTGCGAACACCTGCGCAGTGAGCGGCAGGTGTCGCCGCATACCCTGTCGGCCTACCGCCGCGACCTCGACAAGGTGCTCGGCTGGTGCGCCAGGCAGAACATCGGCAGTTGGCAGGCGCTGGACATCCAGCGCCTGCGCAGCCTGATCGCCCGCCTCCACGCCCAAGGACAGTCCTCGCGCAGCCTCGCCCGCCTGCTCTCGGCGGTGCGCGGGCTCTATCACTTCCTCAACCGTGAAGGCCTCTGCGACCACGACCCGGCCACCGGCCTGACGCCCCCCAAGGGCGAGCGCCGCCTGCCCAAGACCCTCGACACCGACCGGGCGCTGCAACTGCTCGAAGGCGCGGTGGAGGACGACTTCATGGCGCGCCGGGACCAGGCGATCCTGGAACTGTTCTATTCCTCCGGTCTGCGCCTGTCGGAGCTGACGGGCCTGAACCTCGACCAGCTCGACCTCGCCGACGGCATGGTCCAGGTGCTCGGCAAGGGCAGCAAGACCCGCCTGCTGCCGGTGGGCGCCAAGGCCCGCGAAGCGCTGGAGCATTGGTTGCCGCTGCGCGCCCTGGCCAATCCGGCGGACGACGCCGTGTTCGTCAGCCAGCAGGGCCGGCGCCTCGGCCCCCGGGCGATCCAGGTGCGGGTCAAGCTCGCCGGCGAACGGGAACTGGGGCAGAACCTGCATCCGCACATGCTGCGGCATTCCTTCGCCAGCCACCTGCTGGAGTCTTCGCAGGACCTGCGCGCCGTGCAGGAACTGCTCGGCCACTCGGACATCAAGACCACCCAGATCTATACCCACCTGGACTTCCAGCACCTGGCGGCGGTCTACGACAGCGCCCATCCACGGGCCAAACGCACCAAAGGCGAGGATTCATGA
- a CDS encoding secondary thiamine-phosphate synthase enzyme YjbQ translates to MWQQTLITLRARPRGFHLVTDELLAGLPGLKACKVGLLHLWLQHTSASLTVNENADPAVRRDFERFFNRLAPQGTDGYEHNDEGLDDLPAHFKASVLGCQLSLPVSAGKLALGTWQGVYLGEHRDHGGARKVLATLHGEGA, encoded by the coding sequence ATGTGGCAACAGACTCTGATAACCCTGCGGGCACGGCCCCGGGGCTTTCATCTGGTGACGGACGAGTTGCTGGCCGGCCTGCCCGGACTCAAGGCATGCAAGGTCGGTCTGTTGCATCTGTGGCTGCAGCACACCTCGGCGTCGTTGACTGTCAACGAGAACGCCGATCCGGCGGTACGTCGCGACTTCGAACGGTTTTTCAATCGTCTGGCCCCACAAGGAACGGACGGCTATGAGCACAACGACGAAGGCCTGGACGACCTCCCGGCGCACTTCAAGGCCAGCGTGCTGGGCTGTCAGTTGAGCCTGCCGGTTTCGGCGGGAAAGCTGGCGCTGGGCACCTGGCAAGGCGTTTACCTGGGGGAGCACCGCGATCATGGCGGTGCCCGCAAAGTCCTCGCCACCCTGCACGGTGAAGGGGCATGA
- a CDS encoding EamA family transporter yields MKPLHVALAVLITAIWGINFSVIKLGLATVDPFILAGIRFSLCALPAIFFIRRPAVPWRYLIGYGLVFGIGLWGVVNLGIKAGLSAGIASLVLQFSAFFTLLLGGWVFREALTRFQVLGMLIALAGLLCIIRISDGSVSLTGVVLVLAGAASWSVANLINKKANTRDVFGFLVWSSAFAPIPLFALDYAVNGSAGYSAFVQQVDTTAVLSILFQVYPNTLFAYWIWNSLLKTYPVSTVAPLSLLVPIFGMLGSVVAFNESVPLNKVLTVILIVLGLVVGLYGQRIRNAVPARPARTSG; encoded by the coding sequence ATGAAACCACTGCACGTAGCGTTGGCCGTACTGATCACGGCCATCTGGGGCATCAACTTCTCGGTGATCAAACTGGGACTGGCCACCGTCGACCCGTTCATATTGGCGGGCATCCGCTTCAGTCTCTGCGCGCTGCCGGCGATCTTCTTCATCCGCAGGCCCGCCGTGCCCTGGCGCTACCTCATCGGCTACGGGCTGGTGTTCGGCATCGGCTTGTGGGGCGTGGTCAACCTGGGCATCAAGGCCGGGCTCTCGGCGGGCATCGCCTCGCTGGTGCTGCAGTTCAGCGCGTTCTTCACCCTCCTGCTGGGCGGCTGGGTATTCCGCGAAGCCCTGACCCGCTTCCAGGTGCTGGGCATGCTGATCGCGCTCGCCGGGCTGCTGTGCATCATCAGGATCAGTGACGGCTCGGTCAGCCTGACGGGCGTCGTGCTGGTGCTGGCGGGCGCGGCGTCGTGGAGCGTCGCCAACCTCATCAACAAGAAAGCCAACACCCGGGACGTGTTCGGTTTCCTGGTGTGGTCCAGCGCCTTCGCGCCGATCCCGCTGTTCGCCCTCGACTACGCCGTCAACGGCAGCGCCGGCTACAGCGCGTTCGTCCAGCAGGTCGACACCACCGCCGTACTGTCGATCCTGTTCCAGGTCTACCCCAACACGCTGTTCGCCTATTGGATCTGGAACTCGCTGCTCAAGACCTATCCGGTGTCCACGGTGGCGCCGCTGTCGCTGCTGGTGCCGATCTTCGGCATGCTCGGCTCGGTCGTGGCGTTCAACGAAAGCGTGCCGCTGAACAAGGTGCTGACGGTGATCCTGATCGTCCTCGGCCTCGTCGTCGGCCTTTACGGGCAGCGCATCCGCAATGCTGTGCCGGCGCGTCCTGCGCGCACTTCGGGCTGA
- a CDS encoding HAD family hydrolase, which yields MSIQLITFDLDDTLWDTAPVILSAEAVLRQWLGEHAPNLGAVPVEHLWAIRERVLAGEPGLKHRISALRRRVLFHALEEAGYAHGEASDLADRSFEVFLHARHQIEVFPEVEPVLEILANHYALGVVTNGNADVRRLGLADYFKFALCAEDIGIAKPDARLFHEALQRGGASAEAAVHIGDHPGDDIAGAQQAGLRAIWFNPAGKAWEAERLPDAEIRSLTDLPAVLARWNALSR from the coding sequence ATGAGCATCCAGTTGATCACGTTCGACCTCGACGACACCCTGTGGGACACCGCGCCGGTGATCCTCAGCGCCGAAGCGGTGCTGCGCCAATGGCTGGGCGAACATGCGCCGAACCTGGGCGCGGTGCCGGTGGAGCACCTGTGGGCCATCCGCGAACGGGTGCTGGCCGGCGAGCCCGGGCTCAAGCACCGCATCAGCGCGCTGCGCCGGCGGGTGCTGTTCCACGCGCTGGAAGAGGCCGGCTACGCCCATGGCGAGGCCTCGGACCTGGCGGACAGGAGCTTCGAGGTGTTCCTGCACGCACGGCACCAGATCGAGGTGTTCCCCGAGGTCGAGCCGGTGCTGGAGATCCTCGCCAACCACTATGCCCTGGGCGTGGTCACCAACGGCAACGCCGACGTGCGCCGGCTGGGGCTGGCCGACTACTTCAAGTTCGCCCTGTGCGCCGAAGACATCGGCATCGCCAAACCGGACGCCCGGCTGTTCCACGAGGCCTTGCAGCGGGGCGGCGCGAGCGCCGAGGCGGCGGTGCACATCGGCGACCATCCGGGGGACGACATCGCCGGGGCGCAGCAGGCCGGGCTGCGGGCGATCTGGTTCAACCCGGCGGGCAAGGCCTGGGAAGCGGAGCGCCTGCCGGACGCCGAGATCCGCAGCCTGACCGACTTGCCGGCCGTGCTCGCGCGCTGGAATGCCCTCTCCCGCTGA
- a CDS encoding accessory factor UbiK family protein, with translation MLAPKDFLDALSGTASRLFSGDTPLPKAEIESQFKMLMQSAFSKLDLVSREEFDSQMVVLARTRARLESLEAKVAELEAKLNPPAE, from the coding sequence ATGCTCGCGCCCAAAGACTTCCTCGACGCCCTGAGCGGCACCGCCTCCCGTCTGTTCAGCGGCGACACGCCCTTGCCCAAAGCCGAAATCGAAAGCCAGTTCAAGATGCTGATGCAGAGCGCCTTCAGCAAACTGGACCTGGTGAGCCGCGAAGAGTTCGACAGTCAGATGGTGGTGCTGGCCCGCACCCGCGCCCGCCTCGAAAGTCTCGAGGCGAAAGTCGCGGAGCTTGAGGCCAAGCTGAACCCGCCGGCCGAGTGA
- the lptM gene encoding LPS translocon maturation chaperone LptM yields the protein MKRLISSLAALVAVACLVSACGQKGPLYLPDEDQDPTEQAKSSQHQPASKAHKHDVY from the coding sequence ATGAAGCGCCTGATCTCTTCCCTCGCGGCGCTCGTCGCGGTTGCCTGCCTCGTCTCGGCCTGCGGTCAAAAAGGCCCGCTGTACCTGCCAGACGAAGATCAGGATCCGACCGAGCAAGCCAAGTCGTCGCAGCACCAGCCTGCTTCCAAGGCACACAAGCACGACGTCTACTAA